One part of the Xylanivirga thermophila genome encodes these proteins:
- the rplB gene encoding 50S ribosomal protein L2, with amino-acid sequence MAVKTYKPTSPGRRHMTVSTFEEVTKKAPEKSLVVTLKNTGGRNAHGHITVRHRGGGVKRKYRIIDFKRDKDGIPAKVSAIEYDPNRSAYIALLNYADGEKRYIIAPNGIKVGDTIVSGEDADIKVGNALPLKNIPVGTIIHNVELYAGNGGQLVRSAGSSAQLMAKEGNYGQIRLPSGEVRMVRLECKATIGQVGNVEHENISIGKAGRKRHMGIRPGVRGSVMNPVDHPHGGGEGRAPIGMPSPVTPWGKPTLGYKTRKKNKESDKYIVKRRA; translated from the coding sequence ATGGCTGTAAAAACCTATAAACCTACCTCTCCTGGCAGACGTCATATGACGGTTTCTACTTTTGAAGAAGTGACCAAAAAAGCTCCAGAGAAATCATTGGTAGTTACTCTGAAGAACACTGGAGGTAGGAATGCACACGGTCATATAACTGTTCGCCATAGAGGTGGCGGAGTAAAAAGAAAATACAGAATAATAGATTTTAAACGGGACAAGGATGGTATTCCGGCTAAAGTATCTGCTATAGAATATGATCCAAACAGGAGCGCATATATTGCTTTATTAAATTATGCTGATGGTGAGAAAAGATATATTATAGCTCCTAACGGAATAAAGGTAGGGGATACTATAGTATCTGGTGAAGATGCTGATATAAAGGTAGGCAATGCATTGCCTCTTAAGAATATACCAGTTGGTACTATCATTCATAATGTTGAGTTGTATGCAGGAAATGGTGGACAATTAGTAAGATCCGCCGGTAGTTCTGCCCAACTTATGGCTAAGGAAGGTAATTACGGACAGATACGTTTACCTTCAGGTGAAGTGAGAATGGTAAGACTTGAGTGTAAAGCAACAATTGGGCAGGTAGGTAATGTAGAACATGAGAATATATCCATTGGTAAAGCAGGACGAAAACGTCATATGGGTATAAGACCTGGTGTACGTGGTTCTGTTATGAACCCTGTAGATCACCCACATGGTGGTGGTGAAGGTCGTGCGCCTATTGGAATGCCCTCTCCTGTTACACCTTGGGGTAAACCTACTTTGGGTTACAAGACTCGTAAAAAGAATAAAGAGAGCGATAAATACATTGTTAAGCGTAGGGCTTAA
- the rplW gene encoding 50S ribosomal protein L23: MKSPQDIIIRPVLTEKSYDQLADGKYTFLVDIKANKTEIKWAVEQIFDVKVQSVNTIRQVGKLKRLGVHVGRRPSYKKAIVRLTPDSKGIEFFEGMA; the protein is encoded by the coding sequence ATGAAAAGCCCTCAAGATATTATTATAAGACCAGTATTGACAGAGAAGAGTTATGATCAGCTGGCAGATGGGAAATATACCTTTTTAGTAGATATTAAAGCTAATAAAACCGAGATTAAATGGGCTGTAGAACAAATTTTTGATGTGAAAGTACAAAGCGTTAATACCATTCGTCAGGTGGGTAAATTAAAAAGACTTGGAGTACACGTTGGCAGAAGGCCATCATATAAGAAAGCCATTGTACGATTGACGCCTGATAGTAAAGGTATTGAATTCTTCGAAGGAATGGCATAA
- the rplD gene encoding 50S ribosomal protein L4, with protein sequence MPKVALYHMDGSVAGDIELTDEVFGAEINKELLHQVVKMQLANKRQGTQSALTRSEVRGGGAKPWRQKGTGRARHGSIRSPIWIKGGVVFAPKPRDYSYTLPKKMRRSALKSALSSKVVEDQIVVLDSLELSEAKTKQMANVLKNLNVDKKALLVINGKNENIERAVRNIPGIKLAFVNTINVLDILNYDKFIITQDAVRQVEEVYA encoded by the coding sequence ATGCCTAAAGTAGCTTTATATCATATGGATGGTAGTGTAGCAGGAGATATTGAATTAACTGATGAAGTGTTTGGAGCAGAGATAAATAAAGAGCTTTTACATCAGGTAGTAAAAATGCAATTAGCTAATAAAAGACAGGGGACACAATCTGCCTTGACCAGATCAGAAGTAAGGGGAGGCGGAGCAAAACCATGGAGACAGAAAGGCACAGGGCGTGCAAGACATGGTAGTATTCGCTCACCCATATGGATCAAAGGTGGCGTGGTTTTTGCACCAAAGCCGAGAGATTACAGTTATACATTGCCTAAAAAAATGAGAAGATCAGCATTAAAAAGTGCTCTATCATCCAAGGTAGTTGAGGATCAAATAGTTGTATTGGATTCCTTAGAACTATCTGAGGCAAAGACAAAGCAAATGGCTAATGTTCTTAAAAATTTGAATGTAGATAAAAAGGCATTGTTAGTTATAAATGGTAAAAATGAAAATATAGAAAGAGCGGTGCGTAACATTCCTGGTATTAAGTTGGCATTTGTTAACACCATAAATGTTCTTGATATATTGAATTATGATAAGTTTATCATTACGCAAGATGCTGTTCGCCAGGTAGAGGAGGTGTACGCATAA